GGTGGCAAGCGCGCCTTCCGCTTCATCCGCGGCCCCATCTTCGCCCAGTTGCTGATGGCCGACGAAATCAACCGCGCGAGCCCCCGCACCCAGTCCGCTTTGCTCCAGGCCATGCAGGAATATCATGTCACGGTGGCCGGCGAGCGCCATGACCTGCCCAAGCCCTTCCATGTGCTCGCCACCCAGAATCCGCTGGAGCAGGAAGGCACCTATCCCCTGCCGGAAGCTCAGCTCGACCGCTTCCTGATGGAAATCGACGTCGACTATCCCGACCGCGACGCCGAGCGGCGCATCCTGTTCGACACCACCGGCGCCGAGGACACCAAGCCGCGCGCGGCCATGGCGGTGGACGACCTCCTGTCCGCCCAGCGCCTGGTGCGCCGCCTGCCGGTGGGCGAATCGGTGGTGGAGGCGATCCTGACCCTGGTGCGCTCCGCCCGCCCCGGCGCGGACGGGCCGGAAGCCAAATATATCGCCTGGGGCCCCGGGCCTCGCGCCAGCCAGGCCCTGATGCTCGCCGTGCGCGCCCGCGCCCTGCTCGACGGGCGATTCGCGCCGTCTGTGGATGATGTGACAGCCCTCGCTGAGCCGGTCCTGAAGCACCGCATGGCCTTGACCTTCGCCGCCCGCGCCGACGGGCAGTCGGTGACCGGCATCGTGCGCCGGCTGACCGAGCGGCTCGGGTGAAGGACCACGCCGTGGCGGCCGAGATCCAGACGTCCGTCGACCAGGCCAAGGAAGCCTCCTCGGTCCTCTCGGCCTCCATGCCCCGCCTCGTGCTGGAGGCGCGCCGCATCGCCGCCTCGGTGCAGCACGGGCTGCACGGCCGGAGACGGCCGGGCACGGGCGAGAATTTCTGGCAATATCGCCGCTTCCTGGACGGAGAGCCCGCCGCGCGGGTGGATTGGCGCCGCTCGGCGCGTGACGACCATCTTTATGTGCGCGAGCGGGAATGGGAGGCGGCCCACACGGTGTGGGTCTGGCCGAACCTGTCGCCGTCCATGACCTATGCCTCCGCACGTCTCCAGCCCAAGCGCGACCGTGCACTGGTGATCGCCTTCGCCCTTGCCGACCTCCTGGTGAAGGGTGGCGAGCGGGTTGGCGTGCCAGACCTTCTGCGCCCCTCCGCCAGCCGGCGCATCGTCGAGCGCATGGCCGAGGCGGTGCTGCATGCGGGCACAGGGCCGGCCTTGCCGCCGGCATTCGGCCCTTCGCCTCTGGCGGAGCTGGTGCTGCTGGGGGACTTCTGGAGTCCGACACAGGCTGTGTGCAGCCGCATCGAGCAGCTGGCGGGCTCGGGCGCGCACGGCCATGTGGTGCAGATCGTCGATCCGTCGGAGGAGACCTTCCCCTTTTCCGGCCGCATCGCCTTTCACGCCTCGGAAGGCGGGGAAAGCCTGACGGTAGGGCGGGCGGAAGCCTGGCGTCCGGACTATGAGGCGCGTCTCGCCGTCCATCGCGCGGCGCTGCGCGACACCTGCCTGCGGCTCGGCTGGGGCTTCGTGATCCACCGCACCGACCGTCCGGCCAGCGAGCTGCTGCTGGCGCTCCATGCCCGCATGGGTGCGGGGGCCAATGCTCCGGGATCCGCCGTCTCGGAATCGCGGCAGGAGGATGCCCCCGCATGATGGGATTGCCGCTCGCCTTCACGGCACCGCTTGTTCTCGCAGCCTTCGTCGCCCTGCCTTTGCTCTGGTTCCTGCTGCGGGTTGTGCCGCCCAAGCCCCGCGAGCTGGTGTTCCCGCCCACGCGCCTGCTGCTGGAGATCAAGCCGAAGGAAGAGACCCCCGCGCGCACGCCATGGTGGCTGACGGCGCTGCGCCTGCTGCTCGCCGCCCTGGTGATCCTCGCAGCGGCGGGTCCGGTCTGGAATCCTCCGGCTGCGACCCCGAGCGCGTCCGGGCCCATGGTCCTGGTGCTCGACCAGGGCTGGCCCTCGGCCCCCACCTGGGAGCAGCGCATCGCCACCGCGTCCGGCCTCATCGACCAGGCCGAAGCAGAGGGGCGCGGCATCGCACTCATTCCCACCGCCGAGGTACCGAAGGAGGTTTCTCTCCTGCTTCCGGCGCAAGCGCGCGAGAAGCTGCGCTCCCTGGCGCCCGTGCCCTATTTGCCGGAACGCAAGGACGCTTTCGCGCTCGCCGCGCGCCATGTGGCTGCCGAGCCGCAGGCGGGGCTGGTCTATATTTCCGACGGCGTGGATCTCCAGAAGGAGGCGGCCGGAGCTGTCTTTCCCGAGATGAAGCTCGCTCAGCCGGCCCTGGTGATCAGCGGCGGCCTCGCAGGGCCCCTTGCCCTTGCGGCGCCCGAAAATGCTGCCGGTGCGCTCAGCGTAAAGGTGCTGCGGGCGGAAGCCGGCGCGCCCCGCGCCGGGCAGGTGGAAGCCAGGGACCAGAAGGGCCTCAGCCTCGGCGAAGCCCCCTTCTCCTTCGCTGCCGATGCCAAGGAGGCGGAAGCCCGCTTCGACATCCCGGTGGAAGTGCGCAACGACATTGCCCGCCTGGAAATCGTCGGCGAACATTCCGCCGGTGCGGTGCAGTTGCTCGATAAGCGCTGGCGCCGCCGAACTGTCGGCGTGGTCTCGGGCGCCAGTTCTGATACCGGCCAGCCCCTCCTAGCACCCACTTATTACCTCTCCCGCGCGCTCGGCCCGTTCGCGGACGTGCGCATCGCCGATGCGGGGGCGCCGGCCGAGGCCATTAACCGTCTGCTGGATCAGCGGGTGCCGGTTCTGATCCTCACCGATGTGGGCACGATCCCCCCCGCCACGCGCACGCGCCTGCTGCGCTTCGTTGAGGAGGGGGGCGTGCTGGTGCGCTTTGCCGGGCCGCGCCTTGCCAATGCGCAGGACGACCTCCTGCCGGTGCGCCTGCGGCGCGGAGGTCGGGTACTGGGCGGTTCCCTGTCCTGGGAGACGCCGCAAGCGCTTGGAAACCTCACGCCGGACGGTCCCTTCCGCGACCTGCCCTTGCCGGACGACGTCACCGTCACCCGCCAGGTGCTGGCCGAGCCCGACGGGGCGCTGGGCGAGCGCACTTGGGCGAGCCTGAAGGACGGAACGCCCCTCGTCACCGGCGTGCGCCGGGGCAAGGGAACGCTTGTGCTGTTTCATGTGACCGCGGATACGTCCTGGTCGAACCTGCCTTTGTCAGGCACATTCGTGGAGATGTTGCGCCACGTGATCGCTCTCGCTGACACGGCGGCCGTCGCGGAGGAGGCACCGGCCGCAGGACCTGCCACAGCACTTGCTACACGCGCCGCGCCCGCTGCCATCCGGCCGAGCCGTGTGCTGGACGGCTTCGGTGCCTTCCAGCCCGCCGGCCCCCTCGTGCGGCCCCTGCCCGCCTCCTTCACCGGACGTGCCAGCGCCGAGCATCCCCCGGGCTTCTATGGTCCATCCGATGGCCTCGTGGCGGTCAATGCCCTTCTGCCCCCCGACCGCCTCGCCCCCTTCGACACATCGCCGCTCGGTGCGACTGTTGAGCCGCTGCGGGCGGGAGAGCAACGCGACCTGCGCGGCCCGGTGCTTGTGGCCATGTTGGGCCTTCTGCTGCTGGACGCGTTGGCTGTGCTTTTCCTGGCGGGCGGCCTGTCTCGCCTGACCGGCCGGCGCGCCCGCACCGTCGCGGGTGCGCTGCTCACCGCACTGGCGCTCTCAACCCTCGCCCCCCTGCCCTCCCCGGCGCGGGCGGACGATGCCTATGCGGTGAAGGCCGCCAACCAAACCCATCTGGCCTATGTGCGCACGGGCGATGCGGAGGTGGACAAGATCAGCCAGGCGGGCCTAGCGGGCCTCACCACCTTCCTCGGCCAGCGCACCGCGCTCCAGGCCGGCGAGCCCATGGGCGTCGACATCGCCAAGGACGAATTGTCCTTCTTCCCCCTGCTCTACTGGCCCATCCTGCCCAACGCACCGACGCCAAGCGCAGCCGTGCTGGCCCGGGTGGATGCCTTCATGAAGCAGGGCGGCACGGTCATCTTCGACACCCGCGACGCGCTGGAGGCGCCGCCCGGCGGCACCGGCCCGCTGACGCCCGCGGGCCGCAAGCTGCGGGAAATTCTCTCCGGCCTCGACATTCCCGAGCTTGAGCCGGTGCCGCGCGACCATGTGCTCACCAAGGCCTTCTATCTTCTGCGCGACTTCCCCGGCCGCTTCACCGGCGGCACCACCTGGGTGGAAGCGCTGCCGCTGGTGCGCGACGGCGAGGAGCGCCCGGCCCGTGCGGGCGATGGCGTCTCGCCCGTCATCATCACCGGCAATGACTTGGCGGGGGCCTGGGCGGTGGGACAAAGCGGAGAACCGCTCTTGCCCCTGACCCCCGGCGAGCCGCGCCAGCGAGAATTTGCGTTCCGCACGGGGGCCAACATCGCCATGTATGTGCTCACCGGCAATTACAAGGCCGACCAGGTGCATGTGCCGGCCCTGCTGGAGCGCCTCGGCCAATGACCTATGGGCTGACCTTCGACCCCTTCATTCCCCTGCCGGCCTTGCTGGCGGCGGCCGGGGTGGCCGCGCTCCTGGCCGGCCTGCTGCTGGCCACCCGCACCCGGGGCGCGGTGTTCCGCGCACTCGCCTTGTGCGCCGGCCTTCTGGCACTCGCCAACCCCTCTCTCACGCGGGAGGAGCGCGAGCCCCTGACCTCGGTGGCTGCGGTGGTGGTGGACAAGAGCGCCAGCCAGGATTTCGGCGACCGCACCGCCCAGACCGAGGCGGCGCGGACGGCGCTGGTGGAACGACTGCAACGCATGGGCAATGTGGAGGTGCGCGTCATCGAGGCCAATGCACGCGATGGGGAAAGCGACGGCACGCGCCTGTTCGCCGCCCTCTCCGCAGGACTTGCGGACGTGCCGCCCGAGCGCGTGGCGGGTGCCGTGATGATCACGGACGGCCGCATCCATGACGTGCCGTCCAATCCGTCCGCGCTGGGCTTTTCAGCCCCGGTCCATGGCCTGATCACAGGACGCTCCGGCGAGAAGGACCGCCGCGTTGCACTGGAGAAGGCGCCCCGCTTTGGCATTGTGGGCCAGAGGCAGGCGCTGACCTTCCGCGTCACCGACGAGGGGCTGCCTGCCGGAACCCGACTGACCGCCACCGTCCGGCGGGACGGCGAAGTGGTGGCGACGCCCGTGGTCACCACTGGCCAGCCCGCCACCGTGGAGGTGGAGATCACCCATGCGGGGCCGAACATCGTCGAGGTGGAAGTGCCGCCGCTCGCCGACGAGCTGACGCCGATGAACAACCGCGTCGCCGTCTCCATTGACGGCGTGCGGGACAAGCTGCGGGTGCTGCTGGTGTCCGGCGAGCCGAATGTGGGCGAACGCACTTGGCGCAATCTTCTGAAGAGCGACGCCAATGTGGACCTCGTCCACTTCACCATCCTGCGCCCGCCGGAGAAGCAGGACGGCACCCCTATCAACGAACTCTCGCTGATCGCTTTCCCCACCCGCGAGCTGTTCCAGACCAAGATCCGCGACTTCGACCTGATCATCTTCGACCGCTATTCCCAGCAGGGCGTGCTGCCGCAGGTCTATTTCGACAATATTGTGCGCTATGTGCGCGCGGGCGGCGCCATCCTGGTGGCGGCGGGCACGGACTATGTGGAGCCCGGCTCGCTCTACAACACGCCGCTGGAGGAGATCCTGCCGGCCGCCCCGACGGGCGCCACCACCGAACAACCGTTCCGCACCCAATTGACCAATCCCGGCAAGCGCCACCCTGTGACGCGGGCTCTGCCCGGAGCGGAGACCGATCCGCCGTCCTGGAGCCGCTTCTTCCGCGTCATTGATGCGGAGGCGCGCTCTGGCACGGCCGTGCTGGCGGGGCCGCAGGACAAGCCGGTGCTGATCCTCGACCGGGTCGGAGAGGGCCGGGTGGCCCTTCTTCTATCCGACCATTTCTGGCTGTGGGCGCGGGGCTATGAGGGCGGCGGCCCCTATATCGACCTTTTGCGCCGCCTCTCCCACTGGCTCATGAAGGAGCCGGACCTTGAGGAGGAGCGCTTGCGCCTCTTCACGTCCGGACGCGAGCTGGTGGTAGAGCGTCAGACCATGGCCGACACCGTGCCCCCGGCCCGCATCACCCCGCCCACCGGACCCGAGCGCACCCTCACCATGACCCAGGTGGAACCGGGCCTCTGGCGGGCCACCACGCCCGCCGACCAATTGGGCCTTTGGCGCGCCGCCAACGGCAATCTGAACGCGCTCGCCAATATTGGTCCCCTGAACCCGAGGGAATTCGCCGAGGTCACCAGCACCAAGGAGGTGCTCGCGCCCATGTCCACCGCCACCGGCGGGGGAATCTGGCGGCTGGCCGATCTGTCCGGCGGCGTGCCGCGCGTGGTGGCGGTCAGCACCGGCGAGCGCCTGGCGGGCGAGGACTGGTTGGGCCTGCGCACCCGCGATGTGAGCGTGGTGACCGGTATCGGCCTGTTCCCGGTCTTCGCCGGCCTCACGGGGCTGCTGCTGCTTCTGGGACTGATTTCCCTGAGCTGGATTCGCGAGGGGCGCTAGAGCGCGATCCCATCAGATTGAATCAATCTGATGAGTGAATCGCCCTCTAACCCATTGATAGAGAATGCGTGATCCGATCAGATGGCGATGCCATCTGATCGGCGCATGCTCTAGAGCACCCTGTCCCCTTGTTTCAACGCATTTCCTTCACGCGAACCGTGCCCCAAGTCGCTCGGAAATGCTCCGAAATCACCGCATCGGAGGCCCCGCCGCCTTCAGCGCCGGCACCAGCACCGCCCGCCACGCTTCAAGCGCATGGAGTGCACCGGCCACATCCAGGTGCCCGCCATCCAGGAAGAGCGGCACGCCATCGGCGGTGGGACGGCAGCGTGTAGCGTCGCAGTAAAGGAGGCGCGGGCGGAACAGGGCGCGACCGGTACCCGTCTCCGCCAGCGATTGCAGCCAGGCCTCGAGAGGCGCGGCCGCCGCATCCGAGGCCGCCCGCGTTTCATCGCAAACCCTCTCATCGCTGCCCGCGAATCGGCGACGCAGCACGCAGCGGCCACCACCCGTGGGAAAGCCCCCCGCGCTGCCCACCAGGAGAACCGGCTTGCCCGCCGCCGAAAGAGCGTCGAGCGCGGCAGCGAGGCGCGCGCGATCAGGGGGCGGGTCATTGGCCCAATTGCCGGCAATCACCACCAGGCGCACACGCGGATCGCCCACCAGCCGCTCCAGGGACTGCGCGCGGAAGGCATTGCACGCCTGCTGCTCGGAACGGGCAAGGGGGCTCAAGGCCGGATCGGGGGCAAGCGGTGCACATCCCGCCTTGGTGACCTGCCAGACGCCGAACCCCTCCTCCCGGCCGAGGCGGTCGAGGGCGGGGCCGTGATGGTCGCCGAAGGAATCACCCCACAGGGCCACGACCGGGGCGCGGGGATCGGGATCGCCGAACCGGCATTGCCCCTCCGGCGGGAGGGTGCCGCCGGGCCCGAGGAGGCAGATGGCGCGGCCTTGCCAGTAGGTACCGACCGTCCGCTCAGCCTCTAGATAGGCGGCCGTGGCGCGGCTGGGCAATCCCCCCGTTGCCACCATCACCCAGGCAATGCCCGCCAAGCCCGCCAGCACCGCCACGCCAACCCCGACGCTGCGCCATTCGCTGGCAGGGCGCGCCGGTCCATGGCGGCGGAATGGTGCCTCAACGAAGCGCCAGGAGAGCGTGGAAACCAGCAGCATGGCGACGAACAGGCCGACGCCCTCCATGAGATCCGGCCCGCGGAAGGTAAGGAAGCGATGGATGGCGATGATCGGCCAGTGCCACAGATAGAGCGAATAGGAGATGAGGCCGATCCACACCAAGGGTGCAAGCGACAGGAGGCGGCCGACCCGCGTGATCCGCCTCTCCTCCCCCGCCCAGATCAGGCAGAGGGCCCCCAGGGTCGGGACAAGCGCGGAGGCACCGGGAAAGATCGTGTCGTGATTGAACGTGGCATAGGCAAAGGCGATGAGCCCCAGGCCCACCAGCGCCACCGCCTCCCCCTGCCAGAGCGCGCGCAGGCGCGGCAGATAGCCGAGCGCCAGCGCCGCTCCCAACAGCAATTCCCAGAAGCGGCCGGCGGAATTGTAGAAAGCCGGCGCCGGCCGGAACACCGCATTGCGGGTGGAAACCACCAGGGACGCCAGGATCAGCGCCCAGATCACATAGGGCCGGATGCGGGCAAGCCGCGGATGAAACAGGAGCGCCAATAGCAGCGGCCAAGCCAGGTAGAATTGCTCCTCCACCGAGAGCGACCAGGTGTGGAGCAGCCATTGCTCGTCGGGCGCCGCGCCGAAATAGCCGGTGGCGGAGAGGAAATAGCGGTTGGCCAGAAAGGTGGAGGCGGCCTGAAGCGACTTCCCGAAGGCCACAAGCATCCCCGGCGGCAACAGAATGAGCGCCGCCACCGACGTCGCGAGCGCCACCGCCGCATAGGCAGGCACGATGCGCCGGACACGCCGGTCATAGAAGGTCAGCAGGCTGAATTGCCGCTCGTCAAGGTCTCGGGCCAGGAGCTTGGTGATGAGATAACCGGAGATGACGAAGAAAATGTCGACGCCCACATAGCCGCCGGGCACCAGCCGCTCGTCGAGGTGGTAGAGGACGACCGGAAGGACTGCCAGGGCGCGCAAGCCGCCAATATCTGCCCTGTACTGCATTCACCCGGACGCCGATCCATTTCTCCGCCGTTTCTCCTTTTTGCAGAATGTTTCGCGTGGTGCCACTCCACGGCGCCGTTTTCCCGCGCCTGTGGCACGGCCGCACCGTATCCCCGGCATGAGAAACGACAGCGCCCGGCCGAAGCCGGGCGCCAAAGGCCGGAGGAGACGGGCCTGCGCTATTGGGCGGCGGCCGCCCGCTCTTCAGCCTCGCGGACCTTTTCCTGATGCTTGGTGACCACGGAGGCGATGAGAACCACCACTGTGACGATGGCGATGAGGATGGTGCAAGCCGCGTTGATTTCCGGCGTCACGCCCAGGCGCACCTGTGAATAGATGCGCATGGGCAAGGTGGTCGCTCCCGGGCCCGTGGTGAAGCTGGCAATCACCAGGTCATCCATGGAAAGCGTGAAGGCCAGCAGGAAGCCCGACACCACCGCTGGCAGGATCAGTGGCAGCGTGATGATGAAGAAGGTCTTGAAAGGCGTGCAACCAAGATCGAGCGCCGCTTCTTCCAGCGAGCGGTCGAAGGTGACGAGCCGCGACTGCACCACCACCGCAACGAAGCACATGGTGAAGGTGATGTGCGCCAGCGTGATGGTCCAGAAGCCACGCTCGAAGCCGATGGCCACGAACAGCAGCAGTAGCGATAGGCCGGTGATGACTTCCGGCATCACGAGCGGCGCATAGGTCATGCCCGAGAACAGGGTCCGGCCGAAGAAGCGGCCGTAACGGGTGAGCGCCAGCGCCGCCATGGTACCGAGAACCGTGGCAATGAGCGAGGAGATGAAGGCCACACGCAGCGTCACCCATGCGGCGTCGAGCAATTGCTCATTTTCCAGCAGCGAAGCGTACCACTGCAAGGAGAAGCCTGCCCACACCGTGACGAGACGCGAGGCGTTGAAGGAATAGATCACCAGCAACAGGATCGGGATGTAGAGAAAAGCGAAGCCGGCGACGATGGACGTCACGTTGAACCAGGACATGCCTTTGTTCATTTTCCCGCCTCCAGCTGGCGTGCCTGGATATTCTGGTAGATCACGATCGGGACCACCAGCACCAAGAGCAGAAGCACCGCCACTGCCGAGGAGGAGGTCCAGGACCGGTTCACCGTGAACTCGGTCCACAGCGACTTGCCGATCATCATGGTGTCGGAGCCACCCAGCAGATCCGGGATCACGAACTCGCCCACCGCCGGAATGAAGCACAAGAGCGCACCCGCCGCGACGCCCGGCAAAGAGAGAGGAAAGGTGATGAGCCAGAAGGCCTTCAGCGGAGTGCAGCCAAGATCCTGCGCAGCCTCCAGCAAGGTGCCGTCCAGCTTTTCCAGGGCCGAATAGAGCGGCAGCACCATGAAGGGCAGGTAGGAATAGACAATGCCGATATAGACCGCGAGGTCGGTATTGAGGATCTGCAGTGGTTCATCAATCAGCCCCACCGCCTGGAGCGCCTGATTGAGAAGGCCTTCGGGCGACAGGATCCCGATCCAGGCATAGACCCGGATCAGGAATGAGGTCCAGAAGGGCAGGATGATCAGCATCAGCAGCGTTGGCTGGATGCTTCGCGAGGCCCGCGCCATGCCATAGGCGATAGGATACCCCACCAGCAGCAGAAGTATGGTGGAGATGGAGGCAATGACGAGACTGGAGCCGTAGGCACCCAGAAACTCATTGTCCCCATCCAGCACGTAAAAGTAATTGGAAAAGGACAGCTGCGACACGAAGTCCAAAAAGCCGGACCAGCCCTTGGAGAGATCGAGTAACGGCGTGTAAGGCGGCGACGCGATCACATCCTGCGACAGGCTGATCTTCATCACGATGAAGAACGGCACCAGGAACAGCAGCAGCAACCAAATATAGGGAATGGCGATGACGAAGAATCGTCCGCGTCCCTTTTCACCCGCCATGGCCATGGGCGCCCCCTTTTCATCCTCGCGGTCGACGGCCGGCCCGCTCGGACCCGGCCTTCCCAAAAGCCTCCCGCTATGGCGGGAGACGGCCTAGCTTCAGTTGCAGAGCACCACGCCCGCATGGGGAGCAAAGGTCACATAGACCTTGTCCTCCCAGGTGATGGGCCGCTCGACCACACGGGACTGGTTGGGCAGCGACACCTTGATGCGCGTACCGCATGGCGTTTCCACATGATAAATGGACAGGTCGCCCAGGTATCCGATGTCCCAGATGGTGCCCTCGAAGAGATTTTCCGTTCCCTCCGCTGGCGCTTCGAGTGAGATCCGCATCTTTTCCGGTCGCACGGCCAGGAAGACGGTATCACCCACCTTGGCGTCCACCGTCTGCGACATGCGGATGGGCGCGGATGTGAGCGGCGAGTGCAGCACCACCTCTCCCCCCGCACAGTTCACCACCTTGCAGTCGAGAATGTTCACATCACCAATGAAGTCCGCCACATAGCGGGTCGAGGGCTGCTCGTAGATGGTGGCGGGGGGCGCCACCTGAACGAGCTTGCCCTGGTTCATGACCGCGATGCGGTCGGCAACCGTCATGGCTTCTTCCTGGTCGTGAGTCACGATCAGGAAGGTCATGCCGAGCTTCATCTGCAGGTCCATGAGCTCGAACTGGGTTTCCTCGCGCAGCTTCTTGTCGAGAGCGCCCAGCGGCTCGTCCAGCAAGAGGACCTTCGGCCGGTTGGCCACCGCGCGGGCGAGCGCCACGCGCTGGCGCTGGCCGCCGGACAATTGGTGCGGCTTGCGCTTGGCAAACTTCTCCAACTTCACCAGGGCCAGCATCTCCTCAACCCGCTGCGTCACCTCGCCCTTGGGCAAGCCGGCCTGACGCGGACCGAAGGCGATGTTGTCGGCGACGCTCATGTGCGGGAACAGAGCGTAAGACTGGAACATCATGTTCGCTGGCCGTTGATAGGGCGGCACGCCCACCAGGTCCTGGCCCGCAAGGGTGACGCGTCCTTCGGTCGGCTCATCGAAACCGGCGAGCATGCGCATCAAAGTGGTCTTGCCGCAGCCGGAGGGCCCGAGAAGGGCGAAGAATTCGCGCTCGTAGATGTCGATGCTGACATTGTTGACGGCGACGAAATCGCCGAAGCGCTTGATCACATTCTCAAACCGGATCAGCGGCGTGGCCGAAGGGTCGGCCCAGGGGGCGAAGGTGCGCCGCACGGCGCCGATGGTCTGAGTCCGTGGTTTCGACATGAGCCCCGCTTCCCCTCGTTGCCGCACGGTAGGAGGCTAGCTTGCGCCGCCGTCATGCTCAAGTCATGTGCAAGCGCAAAAATGATGCGTTGCAGCGCGAGCGGAGAGAGGATCTGTGGGTAAGCAAGCTTGCCGTCAGTTCCGCAGTCGGCAAGGCTTGCACCACCCGCCGGCTTGTGGCAGGAACAGCCCGCTCGCGACGGAAACGTTCGTCGCCGCCAGTCGCTGCGGTAGCTCAGTGGTAGAGCACTCCCTTGGTAAGGGAGAGGTCGAGAGTTCAATCCTCTCTCGCAGCACCATCCTAAGCCTTTCAAAATACAAGCGAACGACGTTGGCCAAAGCGGGCCGAAGCGTGTCGAACGGCTTTTGTCCCGCGTCTTTACTCGTGGAGGCGGCTCCGCGGCCGCCCCGCCTTAGTCCAGGCGGGGCGAGAGGAGGCGCAGGGCGTTGAGGGTGACGAGGACGGTGGCCCCCGTATCGGCGAGAATGGCGGGCCATAGGCCAGTGATGCTGGCAATGGTTGTCACCAGAAAAATCGCCTTCAGTCCCAGGGCAATGGCGATGTTCTGCGCGATGTTCTGCATCACCTGCCGAGACAGGCGGACCATGCGGGCGACATCCGCCACGCGGCCGTGCAGGATGGCCGCGTCGGCCGTTTCCAGGGCCACATCGGTGCCCCCACCCATGGCGATCCCAATATCGGCCGCGGCAAGCGCTGGGGCGTCATTGATGCCGTCGCCCACCTTCAGCACCACCTGGCCCTCGCTCTGCCATGCCAGCACCTGGCGCTGCTTGTCCTGGGGCAGCAGGCCCGCATGGGCCTCGATGCCGAGGGGGGCGGCGATGGCCGCAGCCGCCCGGGGATTGTCGCCGGTCAGCATGGCGGCGGAAATACCCATGTCCCTCAAGGCCCTGATGCCCTGCTCGGCATCCGACCGAAGACCATCGCGCAAGGCGAGGATGCCGGCTGGTGCACCATTGATGAGGAGCACGGCCACGGTTTTACCGTCATCGCTGAAGGCGGCGATCCGGGCCACCTGCTCGGGCAGGAGAATCGACCGCTCGGTGGCGGCGCGAGGGGAGACCAGGGCGATACCCACCCCGTCCACAACACCGGCAACGCCTTGTCCCGGAATAGCTTTCACGCTGAAGACCGGGGGCACGGCAAGGCCCCTCTCTCCGGCGGCAGACAGGATGGCGGTGGCCAGCGGATGGCTTGAGCCGGTCTCCACCGCTGCGGCGAGCGCCAGCACGTCGTCGTCGGTGCGGCCAAGCCCGACGATGTCCGTCACCACCGGCCGTCCTTCGGTGAGCGTCCCGGTCTTATCGAAGGCCACCAAAGTGGCTTGGCGCAAGCGTTCCAGCACCGCGCCGCCCTTCATCAGGAGGCCGCGCCGGGCACCGGCCGCCAGGCCCGCGGCGATGGCGGCGGGGGTGGAGATGACCAGCGCGCAGGGGCAGCCGATCAGCAGAACGGCAAGGCCGCGATAGGTCCAATCTCCCCAAGCCTGTCCGTAGACCAGGGGTGGCACCAGCGCCACCAGGGCGCCGGCCACCAGCACCAAGGGCGTGTAATAGCGGGAGAATTTGTCGATGAAGCGTTCGGTGGGTGCCTTGCTTTCCTGGGCCTCCTCCACCAACTTCACAATGCGGGCAATGGTGTTGTCGGCGGCGGCGGCCGTGACTTCCAC
This genomic interval from Aquabacter sp. L1I39 contains the following:
- a CDS encoding DUF58 domain-containing protein; this translates as MKDHAVAAEIQTSVDQAKEASSVLSASMPRLVLEARRIAASVQHGLHGRRRPGTGENFWQYRRFLDGEPAARVDWRRSARDDHLYVREREWEAAHTVWVWPNLSPSMTYASARLQPKRDRALVIAFALADLLVKGGERVGVPDLLRPSASRRIVERMAEAVLHAGTGPALPPAFGPSPLAELVLLGDFWSPTQAVCSRIEQLAGSGAHGHVVQIVDPSEETFPFSGRIAFHASEGGESLTVGRAEAWRPDYEARLAVHRAALRDTCLRLGWGFVIHRTDRPASELLLALHARMGAGANAPGSAVSESRQEDAPA
- a CDS encoding acyltransferase family protein; this translates as MQYRADIGGLRALAVLPVVLYHLDERLVPGGYVGVDIFFVISGYLITKLLARDLDERQFSLLTFYDRRVRRIVPAYAAVALATSVAALILLPPGMLVAFGKSLQAASTFLANRYFLSATGYFGAAPDEQWLLHTWSLSVEEQFYLAWPLLLALLFHPRLARIRPYVIWALILASLVVSTRNAVFRPAPAFYNSAGRFWELLLGAALALGYLPRLRALWQGEAVALVGLGLIAFAYATFNHDTIFPGASALVPTLGALCLIWAGEERRITRVGRLLSLAPLVWIGLISYSLYLWHWPIIAIHRFLTFRGPDLMEGVGLFVAMLLVSTLSWRFVEAPFRRHGPARPASEWRSVGVGVAVLAGLAGIAWVMVATGGLPSRATAAYLEAERTVGTYWQGRAICLLGPGGTLPPEGQCRFGDPDPRAPVVALWGDSFGDHHGPALDRLGREEGFGVWQVTKAGCAPLAPDPALSPLARSEQQACNAFRAQSLERLVGDPRVRLVVIAGNWANDPPPDRARLAAALDALSAAGKPVLLVGSAGGFPTGGGRCVLRRRFAGSDERVCDETRAASDAAAAPLEAWLQSLAETGTGRALFRPRLLYCDATRCRPTADGVPLFLDGGHLDVAGALHALEAWRAVLVPALKAAGPPMR
- a CDS encoding AAA family ATPase encodes the protein MSAPSETFDLDQMIIRNAETAAASVRAARTAIASVIFGQEAVIDRALITILAGGHALLVGVPGLAKTKLVETMGTVLGLDARRVQFTPDLMPSDILGAEVLEEGMGGKRAFRFIRGPIFAQLLMADEINRASPRTQSALLQAMQEYHVTVAGERHDLPKPFHVLATQNPLEQEGTYPLPEAQLDRFLMEIDVDYPDRDAERRILFDTTGAEDTKPRAAMAVDDLLSAQRLVRRLPVGESVVEAILTLVRSARPGADGPEAKYIAWGPGPRASQALMLAVRARALLDGRFAPSVDDVTALAEPVLKHRMALTFAARADGQSVTGIVRRLTERLG
- a CDS encoding DUF4159 domain-containing protein, whose product is MMGLPLAFTAPLVLAAFVALPLLWFLLRVVPPKPRELVFPPTRLLLEIKPKEETPARTPWWLTALRLLLAALVILAAAGPVWNPPAATPSASGPMVLVLDQGWPSAPTWEQRIATASGLIDQAEAEGRGIALIPTAEVPKEVSLLLPAQAREKLRSLAPVPYLPERKDAFALAARHVAAEPQAGLVYISDGVDLQKEAAGAVFPEMKLAQPALVISGGLAGPLALAAPENAAGALSVKVLRAEAGAPRAGQVEARDQKGLSLGEAPFSFAADAKEAEARFDIPVEVRNDIARLEIVGEHSAGAVQLLDKRWRRRTVGVVSGASSDTGQPLLAPTYYLSRALGPFADVRIADAGAPAEAINRLLDQRVPVLILTDVGTIPPATRTRLLRFVEEGGVLVRFAGPRLANAQDDLLPVRLRRGGRVLGGSLSWETPQALGNLTPDGPFRDLPLPDDVTVTRQVLAEPDGALGERTWASLKDGTPLVTGVRRGKGTLVLFHVTADTSWSNLPLSGTFVEMLRHVIALADTAAVAEEAPAAGPATALATRAAPAAIRPSRVLDGFGAFQPAGPLVRPLPASFTGRASAEHPPGFYGPSDGLVAVNALLPPDRLAPFDTSPLGATVEPLRAGEQRDLRGPVLVAMLGLLLLDALAVLFLAGGLSRLTGRRARTVAGALLTALALSTLAPLPSPARADDAYAVKAANQTHLAYVRTGDAEVDKISQAGLAGLTTFLGQRTALQAGEPMGVDIAKDELSFFPLLYWPILPNAPTPSAAVLARVDAFMKQGGTVIFDTRDALEAPPGGTGPLTPAGRKLREILSGLDIPELEPVPRDHVLTKAFYLLRDFPGRFTGGTTWVEALPLVRDGEERPARAGDGVSPVIITGNDLAGAWAVGQSGEPLLPLTPGEPRQREFAFRTGANIAMYVLTGNYKADQVHVPALLERLGQ